A genomic stretch from Falco biarmicus isolate bFalBia1 chromosome 17, bFalBia1.pri, whole genome shotgun sequence includes:
- the SLC4A1 gene encoding band 3 anion transport protein isoform X2 — translation MEVPGQELYEERMRRSLEPEGYEDIGIKGYRLSLGEMSGEYTASPLHVWRARAEELTPLCQYLPGRRGYYDVDGRRRAAGAPPGQASHRGGGQPPSVTDVDVEAAGSRTLLSQQDTHEVYVELHELVMDSTKELCWMEASHWLQLEEDFKEAGHWGQPHLSFLTYHSLLEVRRALAKGAVLVDVAAKSLAAIAHVLIDQMIYEGQIKPQDQEAILRMLLLKHKHPDEVESVGTLLRAQLQRSGMGQAETEQPLLQQPLEMRRLPGAKQSPSGATKPQLPEKVPKDAEATLVLVGCAAFLEQPTLAFVRLKDAVMLDAVLDVPLPVRFLFVVLGPDSPHISYHEIGRAVATMMSERVFRRDAYLAEGRQDLLQGVEDFLEASIVLPPTETPNEQLLRSLVPLQQDLLRRRYQPPKKALHKDVPKGPCKAGTTPAPPGSPFTMVGGDPTLHTGSPHGHLLVSPGAEAPPAEDDDPLRRTGKPFGGLVRDICRRYPKYLSDIKDAFSPQCLAAIIFIYFAALSPAITFGGLLSEKTKGMMGVSELLISTCVQCVLFSFFSAQPLLVVGFSGPLLVFEEAFYSFCSNNGIEYIVGRVWIGFWMILLVLVVVACEGSFLVRYLSRYTQEIFSFLISLIFIYETFSKLVTIFQNHPLQRHYNVQATVQPHVPEPNTALLSLVLMAGTFFLAFFLRKFKNSSFLPGKIRRLIGDFGVPISIFVMALVDFFIKDTYTQKLKVPKGLEVTNASARSWFIHPLGNNSPFPIWMMFATMVPALLVFILIFLETQITTLIVSKPERKLVKGSGFHLDLLLIVVMGGLAALFGMPWLSATTVRTITHANALTVMSKTSAASEKAQILEVKEQRVSGFFVAVLIGVSILMEPILKYIPLAVLFGIFLYMGVTSLFGIQLFDRILLLLMPPKYHPKEPYVTRVKTLRMHLFTVTQIIVLVLLWVVKSTPASLALPFVLILTVPLRRLLLPKIFHEVELKCLDADDAVVTFEEEEGTDVYDEVQMPS, via the exons CACCGCGTCCCCCTTGCACGTGTGGAGGGCCCGAGCCGAGGAGCTGACGCCCCTGTG CCAGTACTTGCCTGGCCGCCGGGGATACTATGACGTGGATGGGAGGAGGCGTGCGGCCGGGGCCCCCCCAGGACAGGCGAGCCACCGTGGCGGAGGGCAGC CTCCATCAGTGACTGATGTGGATGTGGAGGCGGCAGGGAGCAGGACGCTCTTGTCCCAGCAGGACACCCATGAG GTCTATGTGGAGCTGCATGAGCTGGTCATGGACAGCACGAAGGAGCTGTGCTGGATGGAGGCCAGCCACTGGCTCCAGCTGGAGGAGGACTTCAAGGAAGCTGGGCACTGGGGCCAGCCCCATCTCTCCTTCCTGACCTACCACAGCCTCCTGGAGGTCCGACGGGCTTTGGCCAAAG GTGCTGTCCTTGTTGATGTGGCAGCCAAGTCGCTGGCGGCCATTGCCCATGTCCTCATCGACCAGATGATCTACGAGGGGCAGATCAAGCCGCAGGACCAGGAGGCCATcctgaggatgctgctgctgaagcacaa ACACCCCGACGAGGTGGAGTCAGTCGGGACCCTGCTGCGGGCACAGCTGCAGCGCTCGGGCATGGGCCAGGCAGAGACTGAGCAGccgctgctgcagcagcccctggaaATGCGCAGGCTGCCCGGGGCCAAGCAG AGCCCGAGTGGGGCCACGAAACCGCAGCTCCCCGAGAAGGTCCCCAAGGATGCTGAGGCCACGCTGGTCCTTGTGG GCTGCGCAGCCTTCCTGGAGCAGCCAACGCTGGCCTTTGTGCGCCTGAAGGACGCAGTGATGCTGGATGCCGTCCTCGATGTGCCCCTACCCGTGCGCTTCCTCTTCGTCGTCCTGGGCCCCGACAGCCCCCACATCAGCTACCACGAGATTGGCCGTGCTGTCGCCACCATGATGTCCGAGAGG GTCTTTCGCCGGGACGCCTACCTGGCTGAGGGCCGCCAGGACCTGCTGCAGGGGGTGGAGGACTTCCTGGAGGCCAGCATCGTCCTGCCACCCACCGAGACCCCCAACGAGCAGCTGCTGCGCAGCCTGGTGCCGCTGCAGCAGGACCTGCTCCGCCGCCGCTACCAGCCCCCCAAGAAGGCGCTGCACAAGGACGTTCCAAAAGGCCCATGTAAGGCAGGGACCACCCCGGCCCCCCCAGGATCCCCCTTCACCATGGTTGGCGGGGACCCCACCTTGCACACAGGGTCCCCCCATGGCCACCTGCTTGTGTCCCCAGGGGCGGAGGCACCACCAGCAGAGGACGACGACCCCCTGCGCAGGACGGGGAAACCTTTTGGGGGGCTGGTGCGGGACATCTGCCGCCGGTACCCCAAGTATCTCAGCGACATCAAAGATGCCTTCAGCCCCCAGTGCCTGGCTGCCATCATCTTCATCTACTTCGCCGCACTGTCACCTGCTATCACCTTTGGAGGCTTACTGA GTGAGAAGACCAAAGGCATGATGGGGGTGTCGGAGCTGCTCATCTCCACCTGCGTGCAGTGCGTCCTCTTCAGCTTCTTCAGCGCTCAGCCCCTGCTTGTCGTTGGCTTTTCAGGGCCCCTCCTCGTCTTTGAGGAAGCCTTCTACTCG TTCTGCAGCAACAATGGCATAGAGTACATCGTGGGCCGGGTCTGGATCGGCTTCTGGATgatcctgctggtgctggtggtggtggcctGCGAGGGCAGCTTCCTGGTGCGCTACCTGTCCCGCTACACCCAGGAGATCTTCTCCTTCCTCATCTCCCTCATCTTCATCTACGAGACCTTCTCCAAGCTTGTCACG atCTTCCAGAATCATCCGCTACAGCGGCATTACAATGTGCAGGCCACGGTCCAGCCCCACGTGCCAGAGCCCAACACGGCACTGCTGTCCCTCGTCCTCATGGCTGGCACCTTCTTCCTGGCCTTCTTCCTCCGCAAGTTCAAGAACAGCTCCTTCCTGCCTGGCAAA ATCCGGCGTTTGATCGGGGACTTCGGGGTGCCCATTTCCATCTTTGTCATGGCGCTAGTCGACTTCTTCATCAAGGACACGTACACGCAG AAACTGAAGGTCCCCAAAGGGCTGGAGGTCACCAACGCGTCTGCCCGGAGCTGGTTTATCCACCCCTTGGGGAATaacagccccttccccatctGGATGATGTTTGCCACCATGGTGCCTGCCCTCCTGGTCTTCATCCTCATCTTCCTCGAGACACAGATTACCAC CCTCATTGTCAGCAAGCCTGAGAggaagctggtgaagggctCTGGCTTCCACCTGGACCTGCTGCTGATTGTGGTCATGGGGGGGCTGGCCGCCCTCTTCGGCATGCCCTGGCTCAGTGCCACCACCGTCCGCACCATCACCCATGCCAATGCCCTCACCGTCATGAGCAAGACCTCCGCTGCCAGTGAGAAGGCCCAGATCCTGGAGGTCAAGGAACAGCGTGTCAGCGGCTTCTTCGTGGCTGTGCTCATCG GCGTCTCCATCCTCATGGAGCCCATCCTGAAGTACATCCCGCTGGCCGTGCTCTTTGGCATCTTCCTCTACATGGGTGTCACCTCCCTCTTTGGCATCCAGCTCTTTGACCGCATCCTGCTCTTGCTGATGCCACCCAAGTACCACCCTAAGGAGCCCTACGTCACCCGG GTGAAGACTTTGCGGATGCACCTCTTCACCGTCACCCAAATCATCGTCcttgtgctgctgtgggtggtGAAGTCCACCCCGGCCTCGCTGGCGCTACCCTTCGTCCTCATCCTCACTGTGCCCCTGCGGCGCCTTCTGCTGCCCAAGATCTTCCACGAAGTCGAGCTCAAATGT CTGGATGCGGACGATGCCGTGGTGACCTTCGAAGAGGAGGAGGGCACAGATGTGTACGACGAGGTGCAGATGCCCAGCTAA
- the SLC4A1 gene encoding band 3 anion transport protein isoform X8, with protein MDSTKELCWMEASHWLQLEEDFKEAGHWGQPHLSFLTYHSLLEVRRALAKGAVLVDVAAKSLAAIAHVLIDQMIYEGQIKPQDQEAILRMLLLKHKHPDEVESVGTLLRAQLQRSGMGQAETEQPLLQQPLEMRRLPGAKQSPSGATKPQLPEKVPKDAEATLVLVGCAAFLEQPTLAFVRLKDAVMLDAVLDVPLPVRFLFVVLGPDSPHISYHEIGRAVATMMSERVFRRDAYLAEGRQDLLQGVEDFLEASIVLPPTETPNEQLLRSLVPLQQDLLRRRYQPPKKALHKDVPKGPCKAGTTPAPPGSPFTMVGGDPTLHTGSPHGHLLVSPGAEAPPAEDDDPLRRTGKPFGGLVRDICRRYPKYLSDIKDAFSPQCLAAIIFIYFAALSPAITFGGLLSEKTKGMMGVSELLISTCVQCVLFSFFSAQPLLVVGFSGPLLVFEEAFYSFCSNNGIEYIVGRVWIGFWMILLVLVVVACEGSFLVRYLSRYTQEIFSFLISLIFIYETFSKLVTIFQNHPLQRHYNVQATVQPHVPEPNTALLSLVLMAGTFFLAFFLRKFKNSSFLPGKIRRLIGDFGVPISIFVMALVDFFIKDTYTQKLKVPKGLEVTNASARSWFIHPLGNNSPFPIWMMFATMVPALLVFILIFLETQITTLIVSKPERKLVKGSGFHLDLLLIVVMGGLAALFGMPWLSATTVRTITHANALTVMSKTSAASEKAQILEVKEQRVSGFFVAVLIGVSILMEPILKYIPLAVLFGIFLYMGVTSLFGIQLFDRILLLLMPPKYHPKEPYVTRVKTLRMHLFTVTQIIVLVLLWVVKSTPASLALPFVLILTVPLRRLLLPKIFHEVELKCLDADDAVVTFEEEEGTDVYDEVQMPS; from the exons ATGGACAGCACGAAGGAGCTGTGCTGGATGGAGGCCAGCCACTGGCTCCAGCTGGAGGAGGACTTCAAGGAAGCTGGGCACTGGGGCCAGCCCCATCTCTCCTTCCTGACCTACCACAGCCTCCTGGAGGTCCGACGGGCTTTGGCCAAAG GTGCTGTCCTTGTTGATGTGGCAGCCAAGTCGCTGGCGGCCATTGCCCATGTCCTCATCGACCAGATGATCTACGAGGGGCAGATCAAGCCGCAGGACCAGGAGGCCATcctgaggatgctgctgctgaagcacaa ACACCCCGACGAGGTGGAGTCAGTCGGGACCCTGCTGCGGGCACAGCTGCAGCGCTCGGGCATGGGCCAGGCAGAGACTGAGCAGccgctgctgcagcagcccctggaaATGCGCAGGCTGCCCGGGGCCAAGCAG AGCCCGAGTGGGGCCACGAAACCGCAGCTCCCCGAGAAGGTCCCCAAGGATGCTGAGGCCACGCTGGTCCTTGTGG GCTGCGCAGCCTTCCTGGAGCAGCCAACGCTGGCCTTTGTGCGCCTGAAGGACGCAGTGATGCTGGATGCCGTCCTCGATGTGCCCCTACCCGTGCGCTTCCTCTTCGTCGTCCTGGGCCCCGACAGCCCCCACATCAGCTACCACGAGATTGGCCGTGCTGTCGCCACCATGATGTCCGAGAGG GTCTTTCGCCGGGACGCCTACCTGGCTGAGGGCCGCCAGGACCTGCTGCAGGGGGTGGAGGACTTCCTGGAGGCCAGCATCGTCCTGCCACCCACCGAGACCCCCAACGAGCAGCTGCTGCGCAGCCTGGTGCCGCTGCAGCAGGACCTGCTCCGCCGCCGCTACCAGCCCCCCAAGAAGGCGCTGCACAAGGACGTTCCAAAAGGCCCATGTAAGGCAGGGACCACCCCGGCCCCCCCAGGATCCCCCTTCACCATGGTTGGCGGGGACCCCACCTTGCACACAGGGTCCCCCCATGGCCACCTGCTTGTGTCCCCAGGGGCGGAGGCACCACCAGCAGAGGACGACGACCCCCTGCGCAGGACGGGGAAACCTTTTGGGGGGCTGGTGCGGGACATCTGCCGCCGGTACCCCAAGTATCTCAGCGACATCAAAGATGCCTTCAGCCCCCAGTGCCTGGCTGCCATCATCTTCATCTACTTCGCCGCACTGTCACCTGCTATCACCTTTGGAGGCTTACTGA GTGAGAAGACCAAAGGCATGATGGGGGTGTCGGAGCTGCTCATCTCCACCTGCGTGCAGTGCGTCCTCTTCAGCTTCTTCAGCGCTCAGCCCCTGCTTGTCGTTGGCTTTTCAGGGCCCCTCCTCGTCTTTGAGGAAGCCTTCTACTCG TTCTGCAGCAACAATGGCATAGAGTACATCGTGGGCCGGGTCTGGATCGGCTTCTGGATgatcctgctggtgctggtggtggtggcctGCGAGGGCAGCTTCCTGGTGCGCTACCTGTCCCGCTACACCCAGGAGATCTTCTCCTTCCTCATCTCCCTCATCTTCATCTACGAGACCTTCTCCAAGCTTGTCACG atCTTCCAGAATCATCCGCTACAGCGGCATTACAATGTGCAGGCCACGGTCCAGCCCCACGTGCCAGAGCCCAACACGGCACTGCTGTCCCTCGTCCTCATGGCTGGCACCTTCTTCCTGGCCTTCTTCCTCCGCAAGTTCAAGAACAGCTCCTTCCTGCCTGGCAAA ATCCGGCGTTTGATCGGGGACTTCGGGGTGCCCATTTCCATCTTTGTCATGGCGCTAGTCGACTTCTTCATCAAGGACACGTACACGCAG AAACTGAAGGTCCCCAAAGGGCTGGAGGTCACCAACGCGTCTGCCCGGAGCTGGTTTATCCACCCCTTGGGGAATaacagccccttccccatctGGATGATGTTTGCCACCATGGTGCCTGCCCTCCTGGTCTTCATCCTCATCTTCCTCGAGACACAGATTACCAC CCTCATTGTCAGCAAGCCTGAGAggaagctggtgaagggctCTGGCTTCCACCTGGACCTGCTGCTGATTGTGGTCATGGGGGGGCTGGCCGCCCTCTTCGGCATGCCCTGGCTCAGTGCCACCACCGTCCGCACCATCACCCATGCCAATGCCCTCACCGTCATGAGCAAGACCTCCGCTGCCAGTGAGAAGGCCCAGATCCTGGAGGTCAAGGAACAGCGTGTCAGCGGCTTCTTCGTGGCTGTGCTCATCG GCGTCTCCATCCTCATGGAGCCCATCCTGAAGTACATCCCGCTGGCCGTGCTCTTTGGCATCTTCCTCTACATGGGTGTCACCTCCCTCTTTGGCATCCAGCTCTTTGACCGCATCCTGCTCTTGCTGATGCCACCCAAGTACCACCCTAAGGAGCCCTACGTCACCCGG GTGAAGACTTTGCGGATGCACCTCTTCACCGTCACCCAAATCATCGTCcttgtgctgctgtgggtggtGAAGTCCACCCCGGCCTCGCTGGCGCTACCCTTCGTCCTCATCCTCACTGTGCCCCTGCGGCGCCTTCTGCTGCCCAAGATCTTCCACGAAGTCGAGCTCAAATGT CTGGATGCGGACGATGCCGTGGTGACCTTCGAAGAGGAGGAGGGCACAGATGTGTACGACGAGGTGCAGATGCCCAGCTAA